From a single Cherax quadricarinatus isolate ZL_2023a chromosome 9, ASM3850222v1, whole genome shotgun sequence genomic region:
- the LOC138852450 gene encoding LOW QUALITY PROTEIN: BRCA2-interacting transcriptional repressor EMSY-like (The sequence of the model RefSeq protein was modified relative to this genomic sequence to represent the inferred CDS: substituted 1 base at 1 genomic stop codon) translates to MKDELYNDQQQQQQQQQQQQQQQQQQQQQQQQQQQQQQQQQQQQHHQQQQQQQQQQQQQQQQQQQQQQQQQQQQQQQQQQQQQQQQQQQQQQQQQQQQQQQQQQQQQQQQQQQQQQQQQQQQQQQQQQQQQQQQQQQQQQQQQQQQQQQQQQQQQQQQQQQQQQQQQQQQQQQQQQQQQQQQQQQQQQQQQQQQQQQQQQQQQQQQQQQQQQQQQQQQQQQQQQQQQQQQQQQQQQQQQQQQQQQQQQQQQQQQQQQQQQQQQQQQQQQQQQQQQQQQQQQQQQQQQQQQQQQQQQQQQQQQQQQQQQQQQQQQQQQQQQQQQQQQQQQQQQQQQQQQQQQQQQQQQQQQQQQQQQQQQQQQQQQQQQQQQQQQQQQQQQQQQQQQQQQQQQQQQQQQQQQQQQQQQQQQQQQQQQQQQQQQQQQQQQQQQQQQQQQQQQQQQQQQQEQQQQQQQQQQEQQQQQQQRQQQQQQQQQQQQQQQQQQQQQQQQQQQQQQQQQQQQQQQQQQQQQQQQQQQQQQQQQQQQQQQQQQQQQQQQQQQQQQQQQQQQQQQQQQQQQQQQQQQQQQQQQQQQQQQQQQQQQQQQQQQQQQQQQQQQQQQQQQQQQQQQQQQQQQQQQQQQQQQQQQQQQQQQQQQQQQQQQQQQQQQQQQQQQQQQQQQQQQQQQQQQQQQQQQQQQQQQQQQQQQQQQQQQQQQQQQQQQQQQQQQQQQQXQQQQQQQQQQQQQQQQQQQQQQQQQQQQQQQQQQQQQQQQQQQQQQQQQQQ, encoded by the exons cagcaacaacaacaacaacaacaacagcagcagcagcaacaacaacaacaacaacaacagcagcagcagcaacaacaacaacaacaacaacagcagcagcagcagcagcaccatcagcagcagcaacaacaacaacaacaacaacaacagcagcagcagcagcagcaacaacaacaacaacagcagcagcaacaacaacaacaacagcagcagcagcaacaacaacaacaacagcagcagcagcaacaacaacaacaacagcagcagcaacaacaacaacaacagcagcagcagcaacaacaacaacaacagcagcagcagcaacaacaacaacagcagcagcagcaacaacaacaacaacagcagcagcaacaacaacaacaacagcagcagcagcaacaacaacaacaacagcagcagcaacaacaacaacaacagcagcagcagcaacaacaacaacaacagcagcagcaacaacaacaacagcagcagcagcaacaacaacaacaacagcagcagcaacaacaacaacaacagcagcagcagcaacaacaacaacaacagcagcagcagcaacaacaacaacagcagcagcagcaacaacaacaacaacagcagcagcaacaacaacaacaacagcagcagcagcaacaacaacaacaacagcagcagcaacaacaacaacaacagcagcagcaacagcaacaacaacaacaacagcagcagcagcagcaacaacaacaacaacagcagcagcagcagcaacaacaacagcaacagcagcagcagcagcaacaacaacagcaacagcagcagcagcagcaacaacaa caacaacaacagcagcagcagcaacaacaacaacaacaacagcagcagcagcagcagcagcagcaacagcagcagcagcaacaacaacaacaacaacagcagcagcagcagcagcagcagcaacaacaacaacaacaacaacagcagcagcagcagcagcagcaacagcagcagcagcaacaacaacaacaacaacagcagcagcagcaacaacaacaacaacaacagcagcagcagcaacaacaacagcagcagcagcagcagcaacaacaacaacagcagcagcagcagcagcaacaacaacaacaacaacagcagcagcagcagcagcagcagcaacagcagcagcagcagcagcaacaacaacaacaacagcagcagcagcagcagcagcaacagcagcagcagcaacaacaacaacaacaacaacagcagcagcagcagcagcagcaacagcagcagcagcaacaacaacaacaacaacaggagcagcagcagcaacaacaacaacaacaacaggagcagcagcagcaacaacaacaacggcagcagcagcagcaacaacaacaacaacagcagcagcagcaacaacaacaacagcagcaacaacaacaacaacagcagcagcagcaacaacaacaacaacaacaacagcagcagcagcaacaacaacagcagcaacaacagcaacaacaacaacaacagcagcagcagcaacaacaacaacagcagcaacaacaacaacaacagcagcagcagcaacaacaacaacaacaacaacagcagcagcagcagcagcagcaacaacaacaacaacaacaacagcagcagcagcaacaacaacaacaacaacaacaacagcagcagcagcaacaacaacaacaacaacaacagcagcagcagcagcagcagcaacaacaacaacagcagcagcagcagcaacagcagcagcagcaacaacaacaacaacaacaacaacaacagcagcagcagcaacaacaacaacagcagcagcagcagcaacagcagcagcagcagcaacaacaacaacaacagcagcag caacaacaacagcaacaacaacagcagcagcaacaacaacaacagcagcagcaacaacagcagcagcaacaacaacaacaacagcagcagcaacaacaacagcagcagcagcaacaacaacagcagcagcagcaacaacaacaacagcagcagcaacaacagcagcagcagcaacaacaacaacagcagcagcaacaacagcagcagcagcaacaacaacaacagtagcagcaacaacaacaacagcagcagcagcaacaacaacagcagcagcagcaacaacaacaacagcagcagcagcaacaacaacagcagcagcagcaacaacaacaacagcagcagcaacaacaacaacaacagcagcaacaacaacaacagcag